The Phacochoerus africanus isolate WHEZ1 chromosome X, ROS_Pafr_v1, whole genome shotgun sequence genome has a segment encoding these proteins:
- the NYX gene encoding nyctalopin, with protein MKGYGMLVLLLHAVILGLRSAQAAEDACASACPAACVCSSVERGCSVRCDRAGLLRVPAEFPCEAASIDLDRNGLRFLGERAFGTLPSLRRLSLRHNNLSFITPGAFKGLPRLAELRLAHNGDLRYLHARTFAALGRLRRLDLAACRLFSVPERLLAELPALRELAAFDNLFRRVPGALRGLANLTHAHLERSRIEAVASSSLLGLRRLRSLSLQANRVRTVHGGAFRDCGSLEHLLLNDNLLAALPADAFHGLRRLRTLNLGGNALGRVARAWFAELAELELLYLDRNSIAFVEEGAFQNLSGLLALHLNGNHLTMLAWAAFQPGFFLGHLFLFRNPWRCDCRLEWLRDWMESFGRAADVPCASPGSVAGLDLRQVAFGHSSDGLCVDPEELNLTTPIPGPSPEPAATTVSRFSSLLSKLLAPRAPVGEAANTTEGPVNASLSDGLPSRGVGGSGHRTPFLLGSGLLLSVAQHVVFVLRMD; from the coding sequence CAGTGATCCTTGGCCTGCGCAGCGCTCAGGCCGCCGAGGACGCCTGCGCGAGCGCCTGCCCGGCCGCCTGCGTCTGCAGCAGCGTGGAGCGCGGCTGCTCAGTGCGCTGCGACCGCGCGGGCCTCCTGCGCGTGCCGGCAGAGTTCCCGTGCGAGGCGGCCTCCATCGACCTGGACCGCAACGGCTTGCGCTTCCTGGGCGAGCGGGCCTTCGGCACTCTGCCGTCCCTGCGCCGCCTGTCGCTGCGCCACAACAACCTGTCCTTCATCACGCCCGGCGCCTTCAAGGGCCTGCCGCGCTTGGCCGAGCTGCGCCTGGCGCACAACGGCGACCTGCGCTACCTGCACGCACGCACCTTCGCCGCGCTCGGCCGCCTGCGCCGCCTCGACCTGGCCGCCTGCCGCCTCTTCAGCGTGCCCGAGCGCCTCCTGGCCGAGCTGCCCGCCCTGCGCGAGCTCGCCGCCTTCGACAACCTGTTCCGCCGCGTGCCCGGCGCGCTGCGCGGCCTGGCCAACCTGACGCACGCGCACCTGGAGCGCAGCCGCATCGAGGCCGTGGCCTCCAGCTCGCTGCTAGGCCTGCGCCGCCTGCGCTCGCTCAGCCTGCAGGCCAACCGCGTCCGCACCGTGCACGGCGGCGCCTTCCGCGACTGCGGTTCCCTGGAGCACCTGCTGCTCAACGACAACCTGCTGGCCGCGCTGCCGGCCGACGCCTTCCACGGCCTGCGCCGCCTGCGCACGCTCAACCTGGGCGGCAACGCGCTGGGCCGCGTGGCGCGCGCCTGGTTCGCCGAGCTGGCCGAGCTCGAGCTGCTCTATCTGGACCGCAACAGCATCGCCTTCGTGGAGGAGGGCGCCTTCCAGAACCTCTCCGGCCTCCTGGCCCTGCATCTCAACGGCAACCACCTCACCATGCTCGCCTGGGCCGCCTTCCAGCCCGGCTTCTTCCTGGGCCACCTCTTTCTCTTCCGCAACCCTTGGCGCTGCGACTGCCGCCTGGAGTGGCTGCGGGACTGGATGGAGAGCTTCGGGCGCGCAGCTGACGTGCCCTGCGCCTCCCCGGGCTCCGTGGCTGGCCTGGACCTCCGCCAGGTGGCCTTCGGGCACTCCTCCGACGGCCTCTGCGTGGACCCCGAGGAGCTGAACCTCACGACGCCCATTCCGGGCCCGTCGCCAGAGCCAGCGGCCACCACTGTGAGCAGGTTCAGCAGCCTCCTCTCCAAGCTGCTGGCCCCGAGGGCTCCGGTGGGGGAGGCGGCCAACACCACCGAGGGGCCGGTCAATGCCTCGCTCTCCGACGGCCTTCCCTCCCGGGGGGTGGGAGGCTCCGGCCACAGGACCCCGTTTCTCTTGGGCTCTGGTCTCCTGCTCAGCGTGGCCCAGCACGTGGTGTTTGTCCTCAGGATGGACTGA